One Novosphingobium sp. G106 DNA segment encodes these proteins:
- a CDS encoding chain length determinant protein yields MSPIQFLRILWARRIILVIAMLSCIVAAVLVGTMLPARYKANSRVMLDIVKPDPVTGEMISSTFARAYVGTQIELIKDYRIAGRVADMLGWTSSPQMAAAYAHRSADDTRDFRRWVAQRVIDGTDARLIEGSNILEIQYIGSTPEQSAQVADAVRRAYVDQAVAFKREDAVSNADFFRKQTEQLRDQLRTAEKRKTDFETANGVLLDSQNNDQESLRLAALAGAGPSVSAPMIAPANPVAGQLAQADAAIASAERVLGPNNPDLLNMRRQRDAIAASGRAAAVTMSAGPNIAAIYGAQQAKVLAQRGKVDEARQLATDVSVLRDQYQKAAVRMAELQQQSQASDMGFTMLGNAVAPESPDFPKWPLLIFGSFALGAALGILVSLIAELISRRVRGMEDLRYHKVPVLGMMTTTDAAKKRRALLERFPFLTSRPGAEQA; encoded by the coding sequence ATGAGTCCCATTCAGTTCCTCCGCATCCTCTGGGCCAGGCGGATCATCCTCGTCATCGCCATGCTGAGCTGCATCGTGGCGGCCGTCCTGGTCGGAACGATGCTGCCAGCGCGCTACAAGGCGAATTCGCGGGTAATGCTCGATATCGTCAAGCCCGATCCGGTCACGGGCGAGATGATCTCGTCGACTTTCGCGCGAGCCTACGTCGGCACCCAGATCGAACTGATCAAGGACTATCGCATTGCCGGCCGGGTTGCCGACATGCTGGGATGGACGTCGTCGCCTCAGATGGCTGCAGCCTATGCCCACCGGTCGGCAGACGATACGCGTGATTTCCGCCGCTGGGTGGCGCAGCGCGTGATCGACGGCACCGATGCCCGCCTGATCGAAGGCAGCAACATCCTCGAGATCCAGTATATCGGTTCGACGCCCGAGCAATCGGCGCAAGTGGCCGACGCGGTCCGGCGCGCCTATGTCGACCAGGCAGTAGCGTTCAAGCGCGAGGATGCCGTCAGCAACGCGGACTTCTTCCGCAAGCAGACCGAGCAATTGCGCGATCAGCTTCGCACTGCGGAAAAGCGGAAAACGGATTTCGAGACGGCCAACGGGGTCTTGCTCGATTCCCAGAACAATGATCAGGAAAGCCTGCGCCTTGCCGCCCTGGCCGGTGCGGGCCCCTCAGTATCGGCACCCATGATAGCCCCGGCCAATCCGGTTGCAGGGCAGCTTGCCCAGGCCGATGCTGCCATCGCCAGTGCGGAAAGGGTGCTCGGTCCGAACAATCCTGACCTTCTCAACATGCGGCGTCAGCGCGACGCCATCGCGGCCTCGGGTCGTGCCGCAGCCGTCACGATGTCGGCCGGTCCCAACATCGCCGCGATCTATGGCGCCCAGCAGGCCAAGGTGCTTGCGCAGCGCGGCAAGGTGGATGAGGCGCGGCAACTGGCGACGGACGTTTCGGTTCTGCGCGACCAGTACCAGAAAGCTGCTGTGCGCATGGCCGAACTGCAGCAGCAGAGTCAGGCCAGCGACATGGGCTTCACGATGCTCGGCAACGCCGTGGCGCCGGAATCGCCGGACTTTCCCAAATGGCCGCTGCTCATTTTCGGTTCGTTCGCCCTGGGTGCTGCGCTCGGCATCCTGGTGTCGCTCATCGCCGAACTGATCAGCCGCCGCGTCCGCGGGATGGAAGATCTGCGTTACCACAAGGTGCCCGTCCTCGGGATGATGACGACTACGGATGCGGCGAAAAAGCGTAGGGCTCTGCTGGAACGGTTTCCGTTCCTGACTAGCCGGCCGGGAGCGGAGCAGGCGTGA
- a CDS encoding polysaccharide biosynthesis/export family protein has product MGALLALILGVVPAAAQSAARPINRASPVAPVAAPAATPAAPAPAAAATDDGYVLGAGDVVEVSVLGREEFHPRVQVQVDGTIQLPYLHSVKAANLTVIQFREQVNKLLRDGGFYTDPVVNVAVVSYASRYVTVLGEFGNPGLVPVDRVYRVSEILARAGGAKPSAADDILLRRADGKEFRLPVTDVARGGAAEDPYVQPGDKLFLAAAPIFYVYGQVGAPGAYKVERGMTIRMALARSGGLTQRGSAGKISVYRNGQKVKATMDMPLTENDTIFVGERFF; this is encoded by the coding sequence GTGGGTGCTCTCCTGGCGCTCATCCTCGGTGTCGTTCCGGCCGCCGCTCAGTCCGCTGCGCGCCCGATCAATCGCGCGTCCCCGGTTGCGCCGGTTGCGGCGCCTGCCGCAACCCCTGCGGCGCCCGCCCCGGCGGCCGCTGCTACGGACGACGGCTATGTCCTCGGCGCCGGCGACGTCGTCGAGGTGAGCGTCCTCGGCCGCGAGGAATTTCACCCGCGCGTCCAGGTCCAGGTCGACGGCACGATCCAGCTGCCCTACCTGCATTCGGTCAAGGCGGCCAACCTCACCGTGATCCAGTTCCGCGAGCAGGTGAACAAGCTGCTGCGCGATGGCGGCTTCTATACCGATCCCGTCGTCAATGTGGCCGTAGTCAGCTATGCCAGCCGCTACGTGACCGTGCTGGGCGAGTTCGGCAACCCCGGCTTGGTCCCAGTGGATCGGGTCTATCGCGTGTCCGAGATTCTGGCCCGCGCCGGCGGCGCCAAGCCTTCGGCGGCCGACGACATCCTGCTGCGCCGCGCGGACGGCAAGGAATTCCGCCTGCCGGTGACCGACGTCGCACGCGGCGGCGCTGCCGAAGACCCTTACGTTCAGCCCGGCGACAAGCTGTTTCTGGCGGCTGCGCCGATCTTCTACGTCTATGGCCAGGTCGGCGCGCCGGGCGCCTACAAGGTCGAGCGCGGCATGACGATCCGCATGGCGCTCGCGCGCAGCGGCGGTCTGACCCAGCGTGGTTCGGCCGGCAAGATCTCGGTCTATCGCAATGGCCAGAAGGTCAAGGCGACGATGGACATGCCGCTTACTGAAAACGACACGATCTTTGTCGGAGAGCGTTTCTTCTAA
- a CDS encoding porin — protein sequence MATNQWLIADDYRRRTTLLGLLLAGAASAPACAQTVSGPTTELSFTAQVRHDSNIAAGGTPGLSASDDRLSIGTAIRLTRPFGRNSVSVDGFLGYDFYRRNTDLNAERISFGADAEFDVGFCQVGLRPHVNRQQSNLYDLSVVNLPGIGSVRNIETTQTYRGELRCGNALGIRPLVYYERTWGNNSNAVRKLDNYRGETVGGGLSYSNPVIGNFDVSVERTTLKYPNRNLLVGLSGYRLDQLKLATSRNIGAVLTADGFIAFSHVKPESNLAPSYSGMSWSLGLTMVPTTNLQLRANLSQQIDPSLNNNALYSRNRDWGLSGTYQLGPRTSAGLSFARNERSFRGALPVFGPPLTNDSVNRISGRFDFTPNQRLSVGLEVGHERRNANGTFYDYRNTFVAVNTRFTLGA from the coding sequence ATGGCGACCAACCAATGGCTAATTGCTGACGATTATCGACGCAGGACTACCCTGCTCGGGCTGCTGTTGGCGGGTGCTGCAAGTGCCCCGGCCTGCGCACAGACGGTGTCAGGGCCGACCACTGAACTGTCGTTCACCGCACAAGTGCGCCACGACAGCAACATCGCTGCGGGCGGCACGCCTGGCCTGAGCGCCTCCGACGACCGCTTGAGCATCGGTACGGCGATAAGGCTGACACGGCCCTTCGGGCGTAACAGCGTCTCCGTCGATGGCTTTCTGGGCTACGATTTCTACCGCCGCAATACCGACCTCAATGCCGAGCGAATCTCGTTCGGCGCCGATGCGGAATTCGACGTCGGGTTCTGCCAGGTGGGCCTGAGGCCGCACGTCAATCGTCAGCAGAGCAATCTTTACGATCTCTCCGTCGTCAATCTTCCGGGCATCGGCAGCGTCCGCAATATCGAGACGACGCAAACCTATCGGGGCGAATTGCGCTGCGGCAACGCGTTGGGGATTCGGCCGCTCGTCTATTATGAGCGCACCTGGGGCAACAACAGCAACGCGGTGCGCAAGCTCGATAACTATCGCGGCGAGACCGTCGGCGGCGGCCTGAGCTACAGCAATCCCGTGATCGGAAATTTCGACGTTTCGGTCGAGCGGACAACGCTGAAGTACCCCAACCGCAACTTGCTGGTCGGGCTTTCGGGCTATCGCTTGGACCAGCTTAAGCTGGCCACGTCGCGCAACATCGGAGCGGTGCTGACGGCGGATGGCTTCATCGCGTTCAGCCACGTCAAGCCGGAGAGCAACCTGGCGCCCTCCTATAGCGGCATGTCCTGGAGCCTGGGCCTTACCATGGTCCCGACCACCAATCTGCAATTGCGAGCCAACCTGTCGCAGCAGATCGATCCCTCGTTGAACAACAATGCACTCTATTCGCGCAATCGGGACTGGGGGCTTTCCGGGACCTACCAGCTTGGCCCGAGGACTTCGGCAGGCCTCTCTTTCGCCCGGAACGAACGCTCCTTCCGCGGGGCCTTGCCCGTGTTCGGCCCGCCGTTGACCAACGACAGCGTCAACCGGATTTCAGGTCGCTTCGATTTCACGCCAAACCAGCGGCTGAGCGTCGGCCTCGAAGTCGGACATGAGCGTCGCAACGCAAATGGAACCTTTTACGACTATCGCAATACCTTCGTCGCAGTGAACACCCGGTTCACGTTGGGTGCTTAA
- a CDS encoding peptidyl-prolyl cis-trans isomerase, with protein sequence MKRGISLLVLGLALASCGKGEDKQAPKGQVVATVDGKEITASELRMELQSAPSDPNLAAAAQSAALQGLVARKLLVAEAKRRELDKSPLAAMFRARAEEQAMVQLLQMNIASGVPKVSDDEVKDFVSSHPATFSQRRLISVDQLLVPKIDMKVVKQMEPLKTMPEIEALLNNNKVQFVRSAAVLDTLNLNPDVATKVASMGVDEILALPNGSGVQVARITSTRIEPLAGEESQRIARLLLMQQRGATQVRQAMEEIVKAGQSKVHINADYQAKKAPQAQPQPAAPGKTN encoded by the coding sequence ATGAAACGAGGTATTTCGCTGCTGGTGCTGGGCCTTGCGCTTGCTTCCTGCGGCAAGGGGGAGGACAAGCAGGCGCCGAAGGGCCAGGTCGTCGCGACGGTCGACGGCAAGGAAATCACCGCTTCCGAGCTGCGCATGGAATTGCAGAGTGCGCCGAGCGACCCCAATCTCGCTGCAGCGGCACAGAGCGCCGCCCTCCAGGGTCTCGTCGCGCGCAAGCTGCTGGTTGCCGAGGCCAAGCGGCGCGAACTCGACAAGTCGCCGCTCGCCGCCATGTTCCGCGCCCGCGCCGAAGAACAGGCCATGGTCCAGCTGCTGCAGATGAACATTGCCAGCGGCGTGCCGAAGGTTTCGGACGATGAGGTCAAGGATTTCGTCAGCTCGCATCCGGCTACCTTCTCGCAGCGCCGCCTGATCTCGGTCGATCAGCTGTTGGTCCCGAAGATCGACATGAAGGTGGTCAAGCAGATGGAACCGCTGAAGACCATGCCGGAGATCGAGGCCCTATTGAACAACAACAAGGTTCAGTTCGTGCGTTCGGCTGCCGTCCTGGACACCTTGAACCTTAATCCCGATGTCGCGACCAAGGTCGCCAGCATGGGTGTCGACGAGATCCTCGCCCTGCCGAACGGCAGCGGGGTTCAGGTGGCGCGGATCACCAGCACGCGGATAGAGCCGCTTGCCGGCGAGGAGTCGCAGCGGATCGCGCGGCTTCTGCTGATGCAGCAGCGCGGCGCCACGCAGGTTCGCCAGGCCATGGAAGAAATCGTCAAGGCTGGTCAGTCGAAGGTCCACATCAATGCGGACTATCAGGCCAAGAAGGCGCCTCAGGCTCAGCCGCAACCGGCTGCGCCCGGAAAGACGAACTGA
- a CDS encoding nucleotide sugar dehydrogenase, whose translation MKIVIFGLGYVGCTAAACIASQGHSVVGIDVSAKKVETIKAGLSPIREPGIDELLAAAHAEGRLDAATEVGSHLDEADIAIVCVGTPSGADGAHNMSFIAQVTRSIASALKPDRATPLTVAYRSTMRPGTTQLMIEPIFRSFLGDRTDRVVELVYNPEFLREATAIKDYFHPPKIVIGTMDGAPSPNMDQLHTGIEAPVFHVGIREAEITKFIDNSWHALKVAFANEVGRVCQNLEISARQVHEIFVSDTKLNISAYYMRPGNAFGGSCLPKDVRAFQHIAADVGANTHVVDALLRSNDAHKHHQFKQVVQGLEPGAKVLLVGLAFKAETDDLRESPAVDMARRLLDAGFNLEIYDPSLTSDSLIGQNLGYAYANLPTIDTLLVDKATAEAGGYALVVATNKIAQTLDLPGARIIDVSVIA comes from the coding sequence GTGAAGATAGTTATTTTCGGTTTGGGCTACGTCGGCTGCACCGCAGCCGCCTGCATCGCCAGCCAGGGACACAGCGTCGTCGGCATCGATGTCAGCGCCAAGAAGGTCGAGACGATCAAGGCCGGGCTCTCGCCGATCCGCGAACCGGGGATCGACGAGCTTCTGGCCGCAGCGCATGCCGAAGGCCGCCTCGACGCTGCCACCGAGGTCGGCAGCCACCTCGACGAAGCCGATATCGCGATCGTCTGCGTGGGCACGCCGAGCGGCGCCGACGGCGCCCACAACATGAGCTTCATCGCGCAGGTCACGCGCTCGATCGCCAGCGCCCTGAAGCCGGACCGCGCGACGCCGCTAACCGTCGCCTACCGCTCGACCATGCGGCCAGGCACGACGCAGCTGATGATCGAGCCGATTTTCCGCTCGTTCCTGGGTGACCGCACGGATCGGGTGGTGGAGCTTGTCTACAATCCCGAATTCCTGCGCGAGGCGACCGCGATCAAGGACTATTTCCACCCGCCGAAAATCGTCATCGGCACGATGGACGGTGCGCCTTCGCCCAATATGGATCAGCTCCACACCGGCATCGAGGCGCCCGTGTTCCACGTCGGCATCCGCGAAGCGGAGATCACCAAGTTCATCGACAACAGCTGGCACGCGCTGAAAGTCGCCTTCGCCAACGAAGTCGGGCGGGTCTGCCAGAACCTCGAAATCTCGGCGCGGCAGGTTCACGAAATTTTCGTGTCGGACACCAAGCTGAACATCTCGGCCTATTACATGCGGCCCGGCAACGCATTCGGCGGTTCGTGCCTGCCCAAGGACGTTCGGGCCTTCCAGCACATCGCCGCCGACGTCGGCGCCAATACCCATGTCGTCGACGCACTGCTGCGCAGCAACGACGCGCACAAGCATCACCAGTTCAAGCAGGTCGTCCAGGGCCTCGAACCCGGTGCCAAGGTGCTGCTGGTCGGCCTGGCCTTCAAGGCCGAAACCGACGACCTGCGCGAAAGCCCCGCGGTCGACATGGCGCGCCGGCTGCTCGATGCCGGCTTCAATCTCGAAATCTACGACCCGTCGCTCACCAGCGACAGCCTTATCGGCCAGAACCTGGGCTACGCCTATGCCAACCTGCCGACGATCGACACCCTGCTGGTAGACAAGGCAACCGCCGAAGCGGGTGGCTATGCTCTGGTGGTTGCAACCAACAAGATTGCCCAGACGCTGGACCTGCCGGGTGCCAGGATCATCGACGTGAGCGTGATCGCATGA
- a CDS encoding glycosyltransferase family 4 protein → MKMPEGPVAEHAFPTFIEGQPLAGKSVLIVVENLPLPFDRRVWQEARTLAAAGATVSVICPTGKGYEKRYEFLENVHIHRHPLPLDAQGALGFLVEYGAALFWETLLAWKIYFKRGLDVIQGCNPPDLIFLVALPFKLLGVRYIFDHHDINPELYEAKFGKRGAFWKLLGFMERLTFKSAKVSIATNESYKQIAIERGGMKPDDVFVVRSGPDLSRLKQVPPEPKWRNGRRYLVGYVGVMGDQEGIDLLVDAAAHIVRGLGREDIQFCLVGGGPSLADLKKLVSDQGLDDYITFTGRAPDKDLFEVLSTMDLGVNPDRVNAMNDKSTMNKIMEYMALGKPMVQFDVTEGRFSAREASLYAKANDPIDMADKIVELLADPERCAAMGSFGRARVEQELSWNHQVEPLLAAYRKALA, encoded by the coding sequence ATGAAGATGCCCGAGGGGCCGGTTGCCGAGCACGCGTTTCCCACGTTCATCGAGGGCCAGCCGCTGGCCGGCAAGAGCGTGCTCATCGTCGTCGAGAACCTGCCGCTGCCGTTCGATCGGCGCGTCTGGCAGGAGGCACGCACGCTGGCCGCGGCAGGCGCCACCGTGTCGGTGATCTGCCCGACCGGCAAGGGCTACGAGAAGCGCTACGAATTTCTCGAGAATGTCCACATCCATCGCCACCCGCTGCCGCTCGATGCCCAGGGTGCGCTGGGCTTCCTCGTCGAATATGGCGCCGCCCTGTTCTGGGAGACCCTGCTGGCCTGGAAGATCTATTTCAAACGCGGGCTCGACGTGATTCAGGGCTGCAATCCGCCCGATCTCATCTTCCTGGTGGCCCTGCCGTTCAAGCTGCTCGGCGTGCGCTACATCTTCGATCATCACGACATCAATCCCGAGCTCTACGAGGCGAAGTTCGGCAAGCGCGGCGCGTTCTGGAAGCTGCTGGGCTTCATGGAACGGCTCACCTTCAAGTCCGCGAAGGTCTCCATCGCCACCAATGAGAGCTACAAGCAGATCGCCATCGAGCGCGGCGGAATGAAGCCGGACGACGTCTTCGTGGTCCGGTCGGGGCCCGATCTCAGCCGGCTGAAGCAGGTGCCGCCCGAACCGAAGTGGCGCAACGGGCGCCGGTATCTCGTAGGCTACGTCGGCGTCATGGGAGACCAGGAGGGGATCGACCTGCTGGTCGACGCCGCCGCGCATATCGTCCGCGGGCTCGGCCGCGAGGATATCCAGTTCTGCCTGGTGGGCGGCGGGCCAAGCCTGGCCGACCTCAAGAAACTGGTCAGCGACCAAGGCCTCGACGACTATATCACGTTCACCGGCCGCGCGCCCGACAAGGACCTCTTCGAGGTTCTCTCGACCATGGACCTGGGCGTGAACCCCGACCGGGTCAATGCGATGAACGACAAGTCCACCATGAACAAGATCATGGAGTACATGGCGCTCGGCAAGCCGATGGTTCAGTTCGACGTCACCGAAGGTCGCTTCTCGGCGAGGGAAGCATCGCTCTATGCCAAGGCCAACGACCCGATCGACATGGCGGACAAGATCGTCGAGCTACTGGCCGACCCCGAACGATGTGCGGCGATGGGCAGCTTCGGTCGCGCCCGCGTCGAGCAGGAACTCAGCTGGAACCACCAGGTCGAGCCCCTGCTCGCGGCCTATCGCAAGGCTCTGGCCTAA
- a CDS encoding FkbM family methyltransferase, whose amino-acid sequence MKAKMYSFLRDAQSHFPFLRPLKFNTYNLGTRLFGMRIDDEFRLLSRMKVGLALDIGANWGQSVWALKHVAKPQRIVCFEPNSGLFGRLDRTFRDDATVQVENCALSDQPGSFDLYIPRYRNYVYDGLASLSYDEARLWLNSDRVADFKPHLLHVEQEKVAVRTLDPYGFDPDVVKIDVQGAELLVVKGGIETFRRNQPLMIVEAPSTELVELLAGMGMKAYHFDGKTLSADWAKSKNTVFLSDARRQEIGF is encoded by the coding sequence GTGAAAGCCAAAATGTACTCCTTCCTGCGCGACGCCCAGAGCCACTTTCCTTTTCTCCGGCCGCTGAAGTTCAACACCTACAATCTGGGGACCCGCCTGTTCGGCATGCGGATCGACGATGAGTTCCGCTTGCTTTCGCGCATGAAGGTTGGCCTCGCGCTCGATATCGGGGCCAACTGGGGGCAAAGCGTCTGGGCGCTCAAGCACGTGGCAAAGCCGCAGCGGATCGTCTGCTTCGAGCCAAACTCCGGATTGTTCGGCCGCCTGGACCGGACTTTCCGCGACGATGCGACGGTCCAGGTCGAAAACTGCGCGCTGTCGGATCAGCCCGGCAGCTTCGATTTGTACATCCCGAGGTACCGCAACTACGTCTACGATGGATTGGCCTCTCTAAGCTACGACGAGGCCAGGTTGTGGCTGAACAGCGACCGGGTTGCCGATTTCAAGCCGCATCTCCTGCACGTGGAGCAGGAGAAAGTGGCCGTGCGCACGCTGGATCCCTACGGCTTCGATCCGGATGTCGTGAAGATCGACGTCCAGGGCGCCGAACTGCTGGTAGTCAAGGGCGGCATCGAGACGTTCCGCCGCAATCAGCCTCTGATGATCGTCGAAGCTCCGAGCACGGAACTGGTCGAACTCCTCGCCGGCATGGGCATGAAGGCCTATCATTTCGACGGCAAGACGCTTTCCGCCGACTGGGCAAAGAGCAAGAACACCGTGTTCCTGTCGGACGCGCGCAGGCAGGAAATCGGTTTCTAG
- a CDS encoding PEPxxWA-CTERM sorting domain-containing protein, with the protein MKKAYLLSVALGAFALPSAALAVVPIDGTFTVSQYYGDSFLPGGQSNGGLEIDVSPSSGSFSTTSGASPIGLFNISTPEGSVEWDDLIKQSIVVDFLFTNPAGAAGSVGGQTYARTIGILSDGFVKWSPVSILFGSGNSGQLDITLGDTSFDGSFGTSLGNKPGLVKASFNLVKAAVPEPATWAMMIVGIGFAGAAMRRRQSVSVRYA; encoded by the coding sequence ATGAAGAAAGCTTATCTGCTGAGCGTCGCTCTGGGCGCCTTCGCTCTTCCCTCGGCCGCGCTGGCCGTGGTCCCGATCGACGGCACCTTCACCGTCTCGCAGTACTACGGCGATTCGTTCCTCCCGGGCGGCCAGTCGAACGGCGGCCTCGAAATCGACGTCTCGCCCAGCTCGGGTTCGTTCTCGACCACCAGCGGCGCTTCGCCGATCGGCCTGTTCAACATCAGCACGCCCGAAGGCAGCGTCGAGTGGGACGATCTGATCAAGCAGAGCATCGTCGTCGACTTCCTGTTCACCAATCCGGCCGGCGCGGCTGGCAGCGTTGGCGGCCAGACCTATGCCCGCACGATCGGCATCCTCTCGGACGGCTTCGTCAAGTGGAGCCCGGTGAGCATCTTGTTCGGCTCGGGCAACAGCGGCCAGCTCGACATCACGCTCGGCGACACCAGCTTTGACGGCAGCTTCGGCACCAGCCTGGGCAACAAGCCCGGCCTGGTGAAGGCCTCGTTCAACCTCGTCAAAGCGGCGGTTCCCGAGCCCGCGACCTGGGCGATGATGATCGTCGGCATCGGCTTTGCCGGCGCGGCGATGCGCCGCCGGCAGTCGGTTTCGGTGCGCTACGCCTGA
- a CDS encoding GGDEF domain-containing protein, producing the protein MRADVTTPDSSNGSLRGWLGRRSGAEAPPQGKAALFKEARRQLLDAICDFLIDNDLVVSPENLLAAHGAFTGGNPGLARQITAKLQAGDKITQEWLDEATANHVVERKDLAIDRLIGKLEQNLDAFTKSSKAARNATSEYNEHLEQHVVELEQHVEDPAQIIAGLADLTKEMAARTRKVEEAMRKSEDEAKALRRHLDRAKRDAEVDHLTGLPNRRAFEALLDKHYREAQSAVDALSVAFCDIDHFKKVNDTHGHDAGDRVIRLIAESLRRITNDNCHVARHGGEEFVMLFRGLSTKEAKQRLDEAREELASRNLVNRRTDEAIGQITFSGGVANVFGFSDPRAALKAADEALYKAKQTGRNQVLIA; encoded by the coding sequence ATGCGTGCGGACGTGACCACACCCGATTCCTCCAACGGCTCTTTGCGGGGCTGGCTCGGCCGCCGGTCGGGCGCAGAGGCGCCGCCTCAGGGCAAGGCCGCCTTGTTCAAGGAGGCGCGCCGGCAATTGCTCGACGCGATCTGCGATTTCCTGATCGACAACGATCTGGTCGTGTCGCCCGAGAACCTGCTTGCGGCGCATGGTGCCTTTACCGGCGGCAATCCGGGCCTCGCGCGGCAGATAACCGCCAAGCTCCAGGCCGGCGACAAGATCACCCAGGAGTGGCTCGATGAGGCCACCGCCAACCACGTCGTCGAGCGCAAGGACCTGGCGATCGACCGGCTCATCGGCAAGCTCGAGCAGAACCTCGACGCTTTCACCAAGAGCTCGAAAGCCGCCCGCAACGCCACCTCCGAGTACAACGAGCACCTCGAGCAGCACGTCGTCGAGCTCGAGCAGCATGTCGAGGATCCGGCCCAGATCATCGCGGGCCTGGCAGACCTGACCAAGGAAATGGCCGCCCGTACGCGCAAAGTCGAAGAGGCGATGCGCAAGAGCGAGGATGAAGCCAAGGCGCTGCGCCGTCACCTCGACCGCGCCAAGCGCGATGCCGAAGTCGACCACCTGACCGGCCTGCCCAACCGCCGCGCCTTCGAGGCGCTGCTCGACAAGCACTACCGCGAGGCCCAGTCGGCGGTCGACGCGCTGAGCGTCGCCTTCTGCGACATCGACCATTTCAAGAAGGTCAACGACACGCACGGCCACGATGCCGGCGACCGCGTGATCCGGCTCATCGCCGAATCGCTGCGGCGGATCACCAACGACAACTGCCATGTCGCGCGCCACGGCGGCGAGGAATTCGTCATGCTGTTCCGCGGCCTGTCGACCAAGGAAGCCAAGCAGCGGCTCGACGAGGCCCGCGAGGAACTGGCTTCGCGCAATCTGGTCAACCGCCGTACCGACGAAGCCATCGGCCAGATCACCTTTTCGGGCGGGGTCGCCAACGTCTTCGGCTTCAGCGATCCGCGTGCCGCGCTCAAGGCCGCCGACGAGGCGCTCTACAAGGCGAAGCAAACCGGCCGGAACCAGGTCCTGATCGCCTGA
- a CDS encoding PilZ domain-containing protein: MELERRQFDRDNAAIAAACRVRGIAYRAELSEVSRIGCCAAMAPDIALPGERVLLQLGQMLVLPAVVRWVSGGRTGLEFANPLHGAMLNQYAHRQAEGPHGHN, translated from the coding sequence TTGGAGCTGGAACGCCGCCAATTCGATCGGGATAACGCAGCCATTGCAGCGGCTTGCCGCGTGCGCGGCATCGCCTATCGCGCCGAACTGAGCGAAGTGTCGCGCATCGGTTGCTGCGCGGCCATGGCGCCGGACATCGCCCTGCCGGGCGAACGGGTGCTGCTCCAGCTGGGCCAGATGCTCGTCCTGCCTGCGGTTGTACGCTGGGTGTCCGGCGGCAGAACCGGTCTGGAATTCGCCAATCCGCTGCATGGTGCGATGCTGAATCAGTACGCGCACCGGCAGGCCGAAGGTCCTCATGGGCATAACTAG